The following proteins come from a genomic window of Nitrospirota bacterium:
- a CDS encoding lipopolysaccharide biosynthesis protein — MNKPTNLKRNVVESILWMGTSSLVSQAVTWIVTIFVARILMPADYGLVALAGIYIGFTEYVNEFGIGTAIIQAERLDETDIRSMYSISLIIGAIMTAVTLFIAPFVAAYFNEEKLILIIRVLSITFLISSARSVQRNLMIREMKFSLISRIEMVTRIVTSVVALACALYGMGAWTLVVQYLLQNLLGFVGSAWYERRLPGAIRITPEFKKMLSFGFGIMNSKILFYCNRSADSFLVGTLLGKTLLGYYTFALMLADKPFEKIVSLLHQVFFPMFAKMQNDPERLKTYLLRIMEIELLILSPIFLLIALTSDNLVLVMLGNKWESAILPLQVFSFIGFFKYFENVAGMVLTATGRARAQVVYVSLLFPAMAAGIYFLAQRYHLNGVLIAWCAIFPLLSCMYFARIVKLIDISFKEMASIFKLPFGAASVMVIMVLLVSGAVQTGNLNMLTIKIIMGIGTYLLVMVLLDKEKTFSMVRMLQIRKADI, encoded by the coding sequence TTGAATAAACCGACGAATCTCAAGCGTAACGTCGTAGAGAGTATTTTATGGATGGGAACATCGAGTCTCGTGAGCCAGGCGGTGACATGGATAGTCACCATTTTTGTTGCTCGGATTCTTATGCCGGCTGATTACGGTCTGGTAGCACTGGCCGGCATATACATAGGCTTTACGGAATACGTTAATGAGTTCGGTATCGGAACCGCTATAATTCAGGCAGAGAGACTGGATGAAACGGATATCAGATCAATGTATTCCATATCTCTGATAATCGGGGCAATAATGACTGCTGTAACACTGTTTATTGCCCCTTTTGTTGCCGCTTATTTTAACGAAGAAAAACTGATCCTTATTATACGGGTGCTGAGCATTACTTTTCTTATCAGCTCGGCCCGATCGGTGCAGCGGAATTTGATGATTAGGGAGATGAAGTTCTCTTTAATATCCCGGATCGAGATGGTTACGAGAATAGTGACATCCGTGGTTGCGTTAGCTTGTGCACTATATGGTATGGGTGCCTGGACCCTTGTTGTGCAGTACCTACTGCAGAATTTACTGGGATTTGTGGGTTCTGCCTGGTATGAAAGGAGACTGCCAGGAGCCATCAGGATTACTCCAGAGTTTAAAAAAATGCTTTCCTTTGGATTCGGTATTATGAATTCCAAAATTCTGTTCTACTGCAACAGGAGTGCTGACAGCTTTCTGGTTGGTACCTTGCTCGGAAAAACGCTGCTCGGGTATTACACATTTGCGCTGATGCTTGCCGATAAGCCGTTCGAGAAAATAGTATCATTGCTCCACCAGGTCTTTTTCCCCATGTTCGCCAAGATGCAAAACGACCCTGAGCGACTGAAAACATACCTTCTCCGTATTATGGAAATCGAACTGCTCATTCTTTCTCCAATATTTCTGCTGATTGCGCTCACCTCGGACAACCTTGTTCTGGTGATGCTTGGAAATAAATGGGAATCGGCGATTCTCCCGTTGCAAGTCTTTTCATTCATAGGTTTTTTCAAGTATTTTGAAAATGTTGCCGGCATGGTCTTGACTGCGACAGGAAGGGCGAGAGCCCAGGTCGTTTACGTATCATTATTATTTCCTGCAATGGCGGCAGGCATCTACTTTCTTGCCCAAAGATATCACTTAAACGGCGTGCTGATCGCATGGTGTGCGATCTTTCCCTTATTGTCTTGTATGTACTTCGCTCGAATCGTAAAGTTAATCGATATTTCATTCAAGGAGATGGCTTCTATATTTAAACTTCCTTTTGGTGCTGCAAGTGTAATGGTGATAATGGTGCTTCTCGTCAGTGGAGCTGTACAGACAGGAAATCTCAACATGCTTACGATCAAAATAATCATGGGCATTGGTACCTACCTGCTCGTAATGGTCTTGCTTGATAAAGAGAAAACATTTAGCATGGTCAGGATGCTTCAGATAAGGAAAGCGGATATCTGA
- a CDS encoding glycosyltransferase family 4 protein, producing MRTVKARKIKVMQVTHDLAIGGLQRVIVNICKGINRDIFDVSVLCLRRYGEFQPELEEMGVKTFLLPDAKESGLDYLSVWKIKRILKEQQTDVVHTHNTQPFVQGGVAAFIAGVKTVVHTDHARSYPDKWRYMFAERVVSHLVRNVVAVSDSTAQDLIQRVKIPARKVITVPNGIDGNPFCITVDKDEKKKELGFGGRGPVIGFASRVARQKGLTYLLKAMPEIIQVFPECVLVIAGEGPEESPLQQEAANLNIKDHVVFLGPRLDIPELLKLFDILVLPSVWEGLPMILLEAMAAGCPTVATDVGGVSTAIKNGESGVLVEAENPAALSREIVSLLSDEDKRKVLSEKGRRRFLDMFSAEVMTRKYEELYLSGANDKGVLKPLLAARRTTVEQERRSLE from the coding sequence ATGCGGACGGTGAAAGCACGAAAGATAAAAGTAATGCAGGTCACCCATGATCTTGCCATTGGCGGGCTTCAACGGGTGATTGTAAATATATGCAAGGGCATCAACAGGGATATCTTTGATGTGTCGGTGCTCTGTTTGAGACGTTACGGGGAGTTCCAGCCGGAGTTGGAAGAAATGGGAGTGAAAACCTTTCTTCTCCCAGACGCCAAGGAGAGCGGTCTCGATTATCTTTCTGTATGGAAGATTAAAAGGATATTGAAAGAACAGCAGACGGATGTGGTTCATACGCATAATACGCAACCCTTTGTTCAGGGTGGAGTGGCTGCGTTCATTGCTGGCGTAAAAACAGTGGTCCACACCGACCATGCACGAAGCTATCCTGATAAATGGCGGTATATGTTTGCAGAGCGTGTGGTCTCTCACCTTGTGAGAAATGTTGTAGCCGTGTCCGATAGTACTGCACAGGATCTCATACAGCGCGTTAAAATCCCTGCCCGAAAGGTAATTACTGTTCCGAACGGAATTGACGGAAATCCTTTTTGCATCACTGTTGATAAAGACGAGAAAAAGAAGGAGTTGGGCTTCGGAGGAAGGGGGCCGGTTATCGGCTTCGCATCCCGTGTAGCCCGGCAGAAGGGCCTGACGTATTTGTTGAAAGCTATGCCGGAGATTATTCAGGTGTTTCCCGAATGTGTTTTGGTCATCGCAGGTGAGGGGCCGGAAGAGTCGCCACTGCAACAGGAGGCGGCAAACCTGAACATCAAAGATCATGTTGTATTCCTGGGGCCTCGGCTCGACATCCCGGAGCTGCTGAAGCTGTTCGACATTTTGGTGCTTCCCTCGGTTTGGGAAGGCCTGCCCATGATCTTACTCGAAGCGATGGCAGCTGGCTGTCCGACTGTCGCTACTGATGTGGGAGGGGTGTCAACCGCAATAAAGAACGGAGAGAGCGGCGTTCTGGTCGAGGCTGAAAATCCGGCAGCGCTCTCTCGAGAGATAGTCAGTCTTTTATCCGATGAGGATAAGAGAAAAGTATTGTCGGAGAAAGGCCGTAGACGTTTTCTGGATATGTTCAGTGCGGAAGTGATGACACGGAAATACGAGGAGCTTTATCTTTCAGGTGCCAACGATAAAGGCGTATTAAAACCACTGCTGGCAGCACGAAGAACAACTGTTGAGCAGGAGAGGCGCTCGCTTGAATAA
- a CDS encoding glycosyltransferase family 4 protein, translating to MKSIIANKKEVSAVVQMTFSGSFGGRENVAFSLAKLMSSSMQSSVLYLILETRADQGHRNDLLSRLEQSKIRHRIFYLDRRFSWNIANEIAAALQEDGAQIVHCHCYKSGVYAVLIKHLKGLKGMIVAFTLHGLQVPFSLNALVLHLLNFLAIATVDSIIGCSGEIVSRYARIPFLNRRVAIIQNGLVTDTANIKKYTEMKHYIREKLAGRFGLDKNALWIGNVGRLTNQKNHALFIDAILSMKEDFRRMLNVNFLIIGDGELKDKLTRMTREVSIDDVVFFTGHVSDMNEIYAALDIQVLSSDWEGTPMCILEGMSFGLPIIASAVGGTPDLIEHEETGLLFKKRNKEQLRRCMIDLITNERKRRSLGEKAQEHLFQAFTAGVWADRHIGHYVKLLSRKRGAACAAD from the coding sequence TTGAAGAGCATAATTGCTAACAAAAAAGAGGTCAGTGCGGTAGTCCAGATGACCTTTTCGGGCTCATTTGGCGGGAGGGAAAACGTCGCCTTTTCACTCGCAAAACTTATGAGCAGTAGCATGCAAAGCTCCGTGCTCTATCTTATTCTGGAAACGCGAGCGGATCAGGGGCACAGAAACGATTTGTTGTCAAGGTTAGAACAGAGCAAAATTAGGCATCGAATATTCTATCTTGACCGACGATTCTCATGGAATATAGCCAACGAGATCGCAGCTGCGCTGCAGGAGGACGGCGCTCAGATCGTCCACTGCCACTGCTACAAATCTGGCGTATACGCTGTCTTGATTAAACACCTTAAAGGACTGAAGGGAATGATTGTTGCATTTACTCTCCACGGTCTTCAAGTACCATTTTCGCTTAACGCACTGGTGCTGCATCTTCTGAACTTCCTCGCCATTGCTACTGTCGACAGCATAATAGGCTGTTCCGGAGAGATCGTCTCACGATATGCACGAATTCCCTTTCTTAATCGAAGAGTTGCAATCATCCAGAACGGTCTTGTTACCGATACCGCTAACATCAAGAAATATACGGAGATGAAACATTATATCCGTGAGAAACTTGCCGGCCGCTTCGGATTAGATAAGAACGCCCTGTGGATTGGTAATGTGGGGAGACTTACAAACCAAAAAAATCATGCCTTATTTATCGATGCTATCTTAAGTATGAAAGAAGACTTCAGGAGAATGCTCAATGTCAATTTTCTCATCATCGGTGATGGTGAGTTAAAGGATAAGTTAACGCGGATGACCCGAGAGGTTTCCATTGATGATGTCGTGTTTTTTACCGGTCATGTTTCGGATATGAACGAGATTTATGCTGCCTTGGACATTCAGGTGCTTTCTTCTGATTGGGAAGGTACTCCCATGTGTATACTGGAAGGTATGTCTTTCGGTCTCCCTATTATCGCGTCTGCTGTGGGTGGGACCCCTGATCTTATAGAGCACGAAGAGACCGGCTTGCTATTCAAAAAGAGAAATAAAGAGCAGTTACGGCGGTGCATGATCGATCTCATAACAAATGAGCGAAAACGACGAAGCCTTGGTGAAAAAGCGCAGGAGCACCTGTTCCAAGCCTTCACTGCCGGCGTATGGGCCGATAGACATATCGGCCATTATGTGAAGCTCCTGTCAAGGAAGAGAGGTGCTGCCTGTGCGGCTGACTGA
- a CDS encoding O-antigen ligase family protein — translation MEYSETYTYRRPNFAIYGAMALIPIYVGRVQELSQFLISLHTAKVAIAAALLLVAYAPRDGDTSIRAIFSYPQMKYILGIIILGLFSVPFSVWPGQSFSFMFDFYWKLIVFMLLLVKSVQFPEDIKKIVWTLFATVAFLVLYSYINPRIVEGNRVSVTVSYDPNDFALFLIMCFPMLFYLMEEEQGIKKMVLIATLVLMLIAIVKTGSRGGFISLCVALSIMFYRKGFKYVLKSIPIFLSILLILNITTGSSSWERFSTILELEDDYNMDARGGRVEIWKRGVNLMLKSPVIGWGIGAFAVAEGSKNEGGMWKTAHNSFIQIGAEIGVAGLALFAMILVKSITTVWRPGKIDELEWFRKGLEVGFYAFCAGGFFLSWAYSYVLYFFIALAIIYAHLNQAVSDQSESLHLESQFNQ, via the coding sequence GTGGAATACTCGGAAACATACACATATCGCAGGCCCAATTTTGCTATTTACGGCGCAATGGCGCTTATCCCGATCTATGTAGGGCGGGTGCAGGAGCTATCTCAGTTTCTCATCAGCCTGCATACAGCAAAAGTTGCGATTGCAGCGGCGCTGTTGCTTGTAGCATATGCTCCAAGAGATGGTGATACAAGCATACGAGCAATATTTTCTTATCCGCAAATGAAATATATTCTCGGTATTATAATTCTTGGGCTATTTTCTGTACCGTTCAGCGTGTGGCCAGGGCAGAGCTTCAGCTTTATGTTCGATTTCTATTGGAAGCTAATTGTATTTATGCTGCTACTCGTTAAAAGTGTCCAGTTTCCTGAGGACATTAAAAAAATTGTCTGGACGCTGTTTGCTACTGTAGCCTTCCTTGTGCTTTATAGTTATATCAATCCCCGAATTGTCGAGGGGAACAGAGTATCGGTTACCGTATCTTATGACCCAAATGATTTCGCACTCTTTCTCATTATGTGTTTTCCCATGCTGTTTTACCTGATGGAAGAGGAACAGGGCATCAAGAAAATGGTTCTGATAGCCACGCTTGTGCTGATGCTCATTGCCATTGTTAAAACAGGATCAAGAGGAGGGTTTATCAGTTTATGTGTCGCCTTGTCGATAATGTTCTATCGTAAAGGGTTCAAATATGTACTGAAAAGTATTCCGATTTTTCTGTCGATTTTATTGATTTTGAATATCACTACAGGCAGCAGCTCATGGGAACGCTTCTCTACGATCCTCGAGCTTGAAGATGATTACAACATGGATGCTCGGGGCGGGCGTGTCGAAATTTGGAAGAGGGGTGTAAATCTCATGCTCAAAAGCCCTGTAATCGGGTGGGGAATTGGCGCATTTGCGGTGGCAGAGGGGAGCAAGAACGAAGGTGGAATGTGGAAGACAGCGCATAATTCGTTTATTCAGATCGGTGCCGAGATCGGGGTCGCGGGTCTTGCGCTCTTTGCAATGATCCTTGTCAAATCTATTACCACCGTGTGGAGACCAGGAAAGATAGATGAGCTGGAATGGTTTAGAAAAGGCTTGGAAGTTGGCTTCTATGCCTTTTGCGCCGGAGGATTCTTCCTGTCATGGGCATATTCGTATGTTTTGTATTTCTTTATAGCACTTGCCATTATTTATGCTCATCTCAATCAAGCTGTTTCCGATCAATCCGAATCCCTTCATTTAGAGTCTCAATTCAATCAATAA
- a CDS encoding glycosyltransferase family 2 protein — MFEYIFWISIGLIAYTYLGYPFILSLLSAVKRRPVQKSAFEPHVSVVIAAFNEERTIEWRLQNLIEQDYPREKIEIVVVSDGSTDRTEQIIKEFSSWQRQVRFFSMRERKGKVEALNLGVAQAKGDIIVFTDARQTFRPEAVRHLVANFSDPEVGCVSGELIFIKNLKSLIQSEMGAYWLYEKWIRKAESRTGSTIGATGAIYAIRKQLYKPLPSGTLLDDVLTPMNIVMQGYRVAFDGSAVAYDVPSKDASQEWTRKVRTLAGNWQITSLAPALLSPWKNPCWWRFISHKLMRLAVPFLLPAVLMSGALLSGPIYRVSTSIQMTVYALVLIGFAVPPLRRFRLINIPYFFILLNLAAVVGFWRWITGQSQTVWIRSDKAGHVKKALK, encoded by the coding sequence ATGTTTGAGTATATTTTCTGGATTTCAATAGGACTCATCGCGTATACCTACCTCGGCTACCCTTTTATCCTTTCCCTTTTATCCGCCGTAAAAAGAAGACCCGTCCAGAAGAGTGCCTTTGAGCCTCATGTCTCAGTAGTTATCGCGGCTTTTAATGAAGAGAGGACCATTGAGTGGCGATTACAGAATCTGATTGAACAGGATTACCCGAGAGAGAAGATCGAAATTGTTGTTGTATCGGACGGGTCTACTGATAGGACCGAACAGATAATAAAGGAGTTCAGTTCTTGGCAGAGGCAGGTCCGATTTTTTTCGATGAGAGAAAGAAAAGGCAAGGTAGAAGCGCTCAACCTCGGCGTTGCTCAGGCAAAAGGCGATATTATTGTTTTTACCGATGCACGCCAGACGTTCAGGCCTGAAGCCGTGAGACACCTCGTTGCGAATTTCAGCGACCCCGAGGTGGGATGCGTCAGCGGGGAGCTTATTTTCATTAAGAATCTCAAGAGCCTGATTCAGTCCGAAATGGGGGCATACTGGCTCTACGAGAAATGGATCAGGAAAGCGGAAAGCCGGACAGGATCGACGATCGGCGCAACAGGCGCCATTTACGCTATTCGGAAACAACTTTATAAACCGCTGCCTTCGGGAACGCTCCTGGATGATGTCTTGACGCCGATGAACATCGTGATGCAGGGATATAGAGTGGCATTTGACGGTAGTGCGGTCGCTTATGATGTCCCGTCCAAGGATGCATCGCAGGAGTGGACGCGAAAAGTGAGGACACTTGCCGGAAACTGGCAGATCACGAGCCTCGCTCCTGCATTGCTGAGCCCGTGGAAGAACCCCTGCTGGTGGCGCTTTATCTCTCACAAGCTCATGCGCCTGGCTGTTCCCTTCCTGCTTCCGGCCGTACTGATGTCAGGGGCGCTGCTGTCTGGCCCCATTTACCGGGTAAGCACGTCAATCCAGATGACAGTGTACGCCCTGGTTCTGATAGGATTTGCCGTGCCGCCCTTGAGGAGATTTAGACTCATCAATATTCCTTACTTCTTTATACTGCTGAACCTGGCTGCTGTAGTCGGCTTCTGGCGGTGGATTACAGGGCAGTCGCAGACGGTGTGGATTCGCTCCGACAAGGCTGGTCACGTAAAGAAAGCTCTCAAATAG
- a CDS encoding XrtA/PEP-CTERM system-associated ATPase, which translates to MYISFFGLRCKPFELVPDPGFLMLSKAHKRALIHLNYGIAEHAGFILVTGEVGTGKTTVIRKMMKGLGSDIKLARINNTRVTSEQLISMINEDFGLQVKGKSKTEMLSDLSDFLIGEYARGGKSMLIIDEAQNLSADLLEEIRLLSNLETDKAKLLQIILVGQPELLKVLARPELRQLRQRISISCQLQPITREETEAYILHRLEIAGNRQAVRFQEGSIDAIHKFSRGIPRLINIACDFLMLSAYAEETKEISLHFVKEVIGEIENSHGYWHDVSVQEHHEPLIDRDTLQSLLSRLELLEASRHKAEISRAEREDLLARLAEVEKRLDSVLALLSKGNDGETERDRHDPALSREIEVLRKRMAAFEKKLSIKESPELKRKNLWTRIFN; encoded by the coding sequence ATGTATATCTCTTTTTTCGGACTCAGATGCAAGCCCTTCGAGCTCGTCCCCGACCCGGGGTTCCTGATGCTGAGCAAGGCGCATAAGCGCGCGCTCATCCACCTCAACTACGGGATCGCCGAACATGCCGGCTTCATTTTGGTCACCGGCGAGGTGGGCACCGGAAAAACAACGGTCATCAGGAAGATGATGAAGGGCCTCGGCAGCGACATCAAGCTCGCCCGGATCAACAATACGCGGGTCACCTCCGAGCAGCTCATCTCGATGATCAACGAGGATTTCGGCCTTCAGGTCAAGGGAAAGAGCAAGACAGAGATGCTGAGCGACCTGAGCGATTTCCTGATCGGCGAGTACGCCCGGGGCGGCAAATCGATGCTCATCATCGACGAAGCGCAGAACCTCTCGGCCGACCTGCTCGAGGAGATACGGCTCCTCTCCAACCTCGAGACCGACAAGGCCAAGCTCCTCCAGATAATCCTCGTCGGCCAGCCCGAGCTCCTGAAGGTGCTCGCCAGGCCCGAGCTGCGCCAGCTCCGCCAGCGCATCAGCATCAGCTGCCAGCTCCAGCCGATAACCCGTGAAGAGACCGAGGCCTATATCCTCCACCGCCTCGAAATCGCCGGCAACCGGCAGGCGGTCCGTTTCCAGGAGGGCTCCATTGACGCCATCCACAAATTCAGCAGGGGCATCCCGCGGCTCATCAATATCGCCTGCGACTTCCTCATGCTCTCCGCCTACGCCGAGGAGACGAAGGAGATATCACTGCACTTCGTGAAAGAGGTGATAGGAGAGATCGAGAACAGCCATGGGTACTGGCACGATGTGAGCGTCCAGGAGCATCATGAACCGCTCATCGACCGGGACACCCTGCAGAGCCTGCTCAGCCGCCTCGAGCTCCTCGAAGCCTCGCGCCACAAGGCGGAGATATCCAGGGCCGAGCGCGAGGACCTGCTGGCGCGTCTTGCTGAAGTAGAAAAGCGCCTCGACAGCGTGCTCGCTCTGCTCTCAAAAGGGAATGACGGTGAAACAGAGAGAGACCGGCACGATCCCGCGTTATCCCGGGAGATCGAGGTCCTGAGAAAGCGCATGGCCGCCTTCGAGAAGAAGCTCTCGATCAAGGAAAGTCCGGAGCTGAAGAGGAAGAATCTCTGGACGAGGATATTCAATTAG